From a region of the Gossypium raimondii isolate GPD5lz chromosome 10, ASM2569854v1, whole genome shotgun sequence genome:
- the LOC105775639 gene encoding uncharacterized protein LOC105775639, with product MATASTATTVSLKLLIDTKGKRVLYAEAGKDFVDFLFNVLLLPVGTVIRLLAKEGMVGCLANLYKSVENLGDAYLQPTINKDTLLKPKYSSSLAADVPLLLPNTESSTTLGFYRCSYGRNSDCRLYYANDPTSKCPCCSSVMYSPATLVNPPNKVSTSSAVANEGG from the coding sequence ATGGCGACCGCCTCCACTGCCACCACTGTGAGCTTGAAGCTTCTGATAGATACAAAAGGGAAAAGGGTTCTATATGCCGAAGCTGGCAAAGATTTTGTTGATTTTCTCTTCAACGTACTGTTATTGCCTGTTGGTACTGTTATAAGGCTGCTTGCAAAAGAAGGCATGGTTGGATGTCTTGCAAACCTTTACAAGAGCGTTGAGAATTTGGGCGACGCATACCTTCAGCCGACAATCAACAAGGATACATTGTTGAAACCTAAATATTCTTCAAGCTTGGCAGCCGATGTTCCTCTTTTGTTGCCAAATACTGAATCATCAACAACACTAGGGTTTTACCGATGTTCGTATGGTCGTAATAGCGACTGTCGTTTGTATTATGCAAATGATCCAACATCTAAGTGCCCTTGCTGCTCTAGTGTCATGTACTCCCCCGCAACACTTGTGAACCCCCCAAATAAGGTCTCAACTTCATCAGCTGTTGCTAATGAGGGTGGCTAA
- the LOC105775099 gene encoding UDP-galactose/UDP-glucose transporter 4: MKNGDQTRFLFGISLHRPKWQQFLICSFGFFFGYLVNGVCEEYIYNRLQFSYGWYFTFVQGFVYLILIRLQGFTMKQMVNPWNSYVKLSSVLMGSHGLTKGSLAYLNYPAQIMFKSTKVLPVMIMGAFVPGLRRKYSLHEYISALLLVVGLILFTLADSQTSPNFSIIGVIMISGALIMDAFLGNFQEAIFTINPETTQMEMLFCSTIVGIPFLLVPMVLTGELFKAWSSCSQYPYVYGVLVFEAMATFIGQVSVLSLIAIFGAATTAMITTARKAVTLLLSYMIFTKPLTERHGLGLLLISMGIILRMLPDTKPSPRVQVSNVNVKKSKAFSKELESVVDEQDEEKKPLI, translated from the coding sequence ATGAAAAACGGAGATCAAACAAGATTTTTGTTTGGGATTTCCCTTCATAGGCCAAAATGGCAACAATTTCTTATTTGTTCATTTGGGTTCTTCTTTGGTTATCTTGTTAATGGCGTTTGTGAggaatatatttataataggCTTCAGTTCAGCTATGGATGGTATTTTACTTTTGTACAAGGCTTTGTCTACCTGATATTGATACGACTTCAAGGCTTTACTATGAAGCAAATGGTGAATCCATGGAATTCATATGTCAAACTATCAAGCGTTCTCATGGGTTCTCATGGATTAACTAAAGGTTCATTGGCTTACCTTAACTATCCTGCccaaattatgtttaaatccaCTAAGGTACTGCCAGTTATGATTATGGGCGCCTTTGTTCCTGGCCTAAGAAGGAAATACTCACTTCATGAATACATCTCTGCTTTGCTTCTTGTGGTTGGTCTCATCCTTTTTACCTTGGCAGATTCCCAGACATCTccaaattttagtataattgGTGTGATAATGATTTCCGGTGCTTTAATCATGGATGCGTTTCTGGGTAATTTTCAAGAAGCAATTTTCACCATAAACCCAGAAACAACACAAATGGAGATGTTGTTTTGCTCAACAATAGTTGGGATTCCTTTCTTACTTGTGCCAATGGTTCTAACAGGAGAGCTCTTTAAGGCATGGAGTTCTTGTTCTCAATATCCCTACGTTTACGGTGTTCTAGTGTTTGAAGCCATGGCTACATTTATCGGTCAAGTGTCTGTTTTATCCTTGATTGCTATTTTCGGTGCAGCTACAACTGCCATGATAACTACGGCTAGAAAAGCTGTAACTTTGTTGCTGTCATACATGATATTTACAAAACCATTAACCGAACGCCACGGGTTAGGATTGTTGTTGATATCCATGGGAATCATACTGAGGATGTTGCCAGATACTAAACCATCACCTAGGGTTCAAGTATCAAATGTAAATGTCAAGAAATCAAAAGCCTTCTCTAAAGAACTGGAAAGTGTAGTAGATGAACAAGATGAAGAGAAAAAACCCCTAATCTAA